A genome region from Struthio camelus isolate bStrCam1 chromosome 26, bStrCam1.hap1, whole genome shotgun sequence includes the following:
- the BSG gene encoding basigin isoform X3, with translation MMAAAGRRGLLALLVLSGVLAGAAGTSPNIVTLVTVNSGKLVLSCNMTTPYASIEGHEWMRGDKILQTDTESNAFTSYTIEGKMEEHSGVYDCIYKTSPMIKGQVNISVPPQVVAYKKSEHGNEADTGVLTCKSSSFPPVASWIWYKNGQEPIINGSGRFIIKSGSNKTELRILKLNIEEDTGDYHCNATNSLGFGGATVNLRVRSRLAALWPFLGIVAEVLVLVTIIFIYEKRRKPDEVLDDDDGGSAPLKSNATNHKDKNVRQRNAN, from the exons gcggcggcgggtcggcgcgggctCCTGGCCCTCCTCGTCCTCAGTGGGGTCctcgccggcgccgcggggacAA GTCCAAACATCGTAACTCTCGTAACTGTCAATTCTGGCAAACTGGTCCTCTCCTGTAACATGACTACGCCTTACGCTTCCATTGAGGGCCATGAGTGGATGAGAGGAGACAAGATACTTCAAACGGACACGGAATCGAATGCTTTCACCAGTTACAC AATTGAGGGGAAGATGGAAGAGCACTCTGGAGTGTATGATTGCATCTACAAAACAAGCCCAATGATAAAAGGACAAGTGAATATATCAG TTCCACCCCAAGTGGTGGCGTACAAGAAGTCTGAGCATGGAAATGAGGCAGACACAGGAGTGCTGACCTGCAAGAGTTCCTCTTTCCCCCCTGTCGCTTCTTGGATCTGGTACAAAAATGGTCAAGAG CCTATCATCAATGGTTCTGGTCGATTCATTATCAAGTCTGGTAGCAACAAAACAGAGTTACGCATTCTTAAACTGAATATAGAGGAAGATACAGGCGACTACCACTGCAATGCCACCAACTCCCTTGGCTTTGGTGGGGCTACAGTGAACCTGCGTGTACGCAGCCGTCTGGCAGCGCTCTGGCCCTTCTTGGGTATTGTGGCAGAAGTCCTGGTTCTTGTCACAATCATCTTCATCtatgagaagaggaggaagccagATGAGGTTCTTGATG ATGATGATGGAGGTTCTGCACCACT gAAAAGTAATGCCACAAACCATAAGGACAAGAATGTCCGCCAGAGAAACGCTAACTAA
- the BSG gene encoding basigin isoform X2 — MMAAAAAGRRGLLALLVLSGVLAGAAGTSPNIVTLVTVNSGKLVLSCNMTTPYASIEGHEWMRGDKILQTDTESNAFTSYTIEGKMEEHSGVYDCIYKTSPMIKGQVNISVPPQVVAYKKSEHGNEADTGVLTCKSSSFPPVASWIWYKNGQEPIINGSGRFIIKSGSNKTELRILKLNIEEDTGDYHCNATNSLGFGGATVNLRVRSRLAALWPFLGIVAEVLVLVTIIFIYEKRRKPDEVLDDDDGGSAPLKSNATNHKDKNVRQRNAN, encoded by the exons atgatggcggcggcggcggcgggtcggcgcgggctCCTGGCCCTCCTCGTCCTCAGTGGGGTCctcgccggcgccgcggggacAA GTCCAAACATCGTAACTCTCGTAACTGTCAATTCTGGCAAACTGGTCCTCTCCTGTAACATGACTACGCCTTACGCTTCCATTGAGGGCCATGAGTGGATGAGAGGAGACAAGATACTTCAAACGGACACGGAATCGAATGCTTTCACCAGTTACAC AATTGAGGGGAAGATGGAAGAGCACTCTGGAGTGTATGATTGCATCTACAAAACAAGCCCAATGATAAAAGGACAAGTGAATATATCAG TTCCACCCCAAGTGGTGGCGTACAAGAAGTCTGAGCATGGAAATGAGGCAGACACAGGAGTGCTGACCTGCAAGAGTTCCTCTTTCCCCCCTGTCGCTTCTTGGATCTGGTACAAAAATGGTCAAGAG CCTATCATCAATGGTTCTGGTCGATTCATTATCAAGTCTGGTAGCAACAAAACAGAGTTACGCATTCTTAAACTGAATATAGAGGAAGATACAGGCGACTACCACTGCAATGCCACCAACTCCCTTGGCTTTGGTGGGGCTACAGTGAACCTGCGTGTACGCAGCCGTCTGGCAGCGCTCTGGCCCTTCTTGGGTATTGTGGCAGAAGTCCTGGTTCTTGTCACAATCATCTTCATCtatgagaagaggaggaagccagATGAGGTTCTTGATG ATGATGATGGAGGTTCTGCACCACT gAAAAGTAATGCCACAAACCATAAGGACAAGAATGTCCGCCAGAGAAACGCTAACTAA
- the BSG gene encoding basigin isoform X1 has translation MYECRASNDPDRNHLSKSPKVKWIRSQANVFVIERPNIVTLVTVNSGKLVLSCNMTTPYASIEGHEWMRGDKILQTDTESNAFTSYTIEGKMEEHSGVYDCIYKTSPMIKGQVNISVPPQVVAYKKSEHGNEADTGVLTCKSSSFPPVASWIWYKNGQEPIINGSGRFIIKSGSNKTELRILKLNIEEDTGDYHCNATNSLGFGGATVNLRVRSRLAALWPFLGIVAEVLVLVTIIFIYEKRRKPDEVLDDDDGGSAPLKSNATNHKDKNVRQRNAN, from the exons ATGTACGAGTGCCGGGCTAGCAACGACCCTGACCGCAACCACTTGTCGAAGAGCCCCAAAGTCAAGTGGATCCGTTCCCAGGCTAACGTTTTTGTCATCGAAC GTCCAAACATCGTAACTCTCGTAACTGTCAATTCTGGCAAACTGGTCCTCTCCTGTAACATGACTACGCCTTACGCTTCCATTGAGGGCCATGAGTGGATGAGAGGAGACAAGATACTTCAAACGGACACGGAATCGAATGCTTTCACCAGTTACAC AATTGAGGGGAAGATGGAAGAGCACTCTGGAGTGTATGATTGCATCTACAAAACAAGCCCAATGATAAAAGGACAAGTGAATATATCAG TTCCACCCCAAGTGGTGGCGTACAAGAAGTCTGAGCATGGAAATGAGGCAGACACAGGAGTGCTGACCTGCAAGAGTTCCTCTTTCCCCCCTGTCGCTTCTTGGATCTGGTACAAAAATGGTCAAGAG CCTATCATCAATGGTTCTGGTCGATTCATTATCAAGTCTGGTAGCAACAAAACAGAGTTACGCATTCTTAAACTGAATATAGAGGAAGATACAGGCGACTACCACTGCAATGCCACCAACTCCCTTGGCTTTGGTGGGGCTACAGTGAACCTGCGTGTACGCAGCCGTCTGGCAGCGCTCTGGCCCTTCTTGGGTATTGTGGCAGAAGTCCTGGTTCTTGTCACAATCATCTTCATCtatgagaagaggaggaagccagATGAGGTTCTTGATG ATGATGATGGAGGTTCTGCACCACT gAAAAGTAATGCCACAAACCATAAGGACAAGAATGTCCGCCAGAGAAACGCTAACTAA